Within the Glycine soja cultivar W05 chromosome 3, ASM419377v2, whole genome shotgun sequence genome, the region TCGACTATTTGactattattgttgttgattGTGTTAATGTGTTAGATTTTggtagaattgattttgaaatgttaaaCATGATTGAGATGTGTCGCTACTGGTGTAAACAGGCAAGGGTAATTTGCTGTATttgtttaaatcataatttttcaagTTCAGTCTGATGCTTATGggtctttatcttttctttgtgaactgatttttctttttttgtttgtatataTCTTTTCCGAGGGACTGAGGTGCCTTTCTTGCAGGTAGTCACTAAAATAATGGAGTCTCACGATGAGACTGGATGCCAGGCTCCTGAACGCCCCATTCTTTGCATTAATAATTGTGGCTTCTTTGGAAGAGCAGCTACCATGAACATGTGTTCCAAGTGTTACAAGGACATGCTGTTGAAGCAGGAGCAGGACAATTTTGCAGCATCGTCGGTTGAAAACATTGTGAATGGCAGTTCCAATGGCAATGGGGCTGTGACTACTGGTGCTGTTGATGTACAAGTTGAAGCTGTGGAGGTCAAGACTGTCTCTGCTCAGAGTTCTGTAGATTCATCCTCCGGTGAGAGTTTGGAGATGAAAGCCAAGAACAGTCCCAGTAGATGCGCTACATGCCGGAAACGTGTTGGGTTAACTGGTTTCAGCTGCAAATGTGGCAACCTCTTCTGTGCAATGCATCGCTATTCTGATAAACATGAATGCCCTTTTGATTATAGGACTGTTGGTCAGGATGCCATAGCTAAAGCCAACCCGATAGTTAAGGCAGATAAGCTTGACAAAATCTAGGGATGCACTAGAATGAAGGTTGATGTATGAACCTTGAAGCTTCATCTTCTATATGTAAGTTTCATATATGTTGTCTTCCTGGGTTTTTAGGTGTCCTTTAGTGATTAAAATGATCCATGTCAAGATGGCAAGGGCATCATTAGGGAAAACATTTATTGTTTGCTGGGAGATCCACTATTAGCTCCAGTGTGTTTGTGCTGGTTTGATGAACACTTTGGCTCATTTTGTAATTTGATTGCCTGCTTGGtctgcattttttttccttcctcaTTGCATTAATAGTATTTCCTGCTAGTCTTGTATTGATTTTGCTTTTGAATCGTCATAGTAATGTTCGATTTTTAATGCTCAAAATACACGCACTAATGTTCAATTTTCAGTCTATTATTTGTTATTGGATAATCCTATACGAATGGGAGGAACAATTATGTGGAACAATAACAATTAAATGAGGATTTGTGGATAAGTTTTGATGTGACACTGCATAGATCCAGATTATGAGCAAAGTATTGTTCATATTGCATTATCTCATATTTTGcgactcatttttttttttggtaacatCATAACTAGGACCTTAGGCCTCCGAATGGTATGCTAAATGCTaaagtatttttataagtttcgGTTCTTCGAACCGGTTATGAGATTAATTTTCAGTTGGGATTTAGTCGTACAAGTTCTTCACCTCtggttttttaagttttttcctataaatttaGCATGTGTTGGAAacttaaaaagcttttttttttgcgACTCTCTCTAATGTCATTTAACAAGTGATCAATGTGtccattcttttctttataAGGAAAAGAATAAAAGTGTCCATTTGTTTCagaattaatgataatgataaaatcgATTTAAAATTGTGTATATTAATGTGGAAAATTAATCATTGTTGTAAACAAAATGGACTCCAGTGTGTTTCAATTTTGAATGGGCCTTTGAACTCTTCTAGATTTCTTCATGAACAGTTGTTTATTTGATCTGAACACATCTTTTgcatatattttaaacaactttGTCGATCCAATTTTTTACTGTACCTTCTTTATTGATGTTGGATGgtttttttaggttaaattagtttttttctccTAGGTTCagtttagtcttttaattttttaaagttattttaatttgatcttttcaTCTAAATTAAACCGTTGACCCAATTTCAAATGTAGgaccaaattaaattatttttaaaaattagagaatcaaattgaatctcaaaaaattaaatgattaaattaaatctaaaataaattaaatgacaaaaaaataatgacagGTTGGATTTGAGAGAAcgttttccatttttattttctataataatttttattttcaaaattttagatttaggaaacatgtttaatttgaattttttttgtttcttaaaaatgaaaatattgaaaatgtgtttggtttaacaatttctaataaaaaaatgctctcataaaaaatttacaaataaattttgaattatatataaattaatataatgatttttaaatcaatttttttattttttattcaataattaatctGTAATTATTTTGGAAAGTTTTTGATGGAGGAAACTGGGtcatttatctttctttttattttgaacattgaatgtatattttttatcagtCATGGTACGTTTAGtaaagaagagagaaataatatttgagaaaaaaaattatatattttttttaggattcacactttttatattttactttaattcaaataaaattcatctatttttattatttctatttttatcttctaaacCACAAATACCTCCtcaatgttaattgttagttttttgttagaatgttaCTAAGGGAATTTGAACCcatggtctttctttctttctccgtTCAACCCTTAAACTTCCATTCTTAATCACAAAACCAATTTTATAACTCCAAATTTCATCTAGTACCATTATTTTGGATGTTTTGTTTGTGGCCTTAATaatggttttatttttattaaaaattcagtAATGCTTTGTTTTGGGAAGTTCAAATTGGTGGAACATTGTAGCTGTGAAAGGCCATGCACCTTCAATTTGGTATTTGCTCTTGACATTACGGTGAAAACAGACTTTAAAaaagatttattattattttttataatcctTTGATTCATCAGGAAAAATTGATCCTGATTAATTAGGAGTTCGACTAGGAggtaaataaagatattttttcagCGCAACGAACCTTGCTTTAAAACTATATCTTTTGGGTATTACTAATTCATGTTCTTAGAAcattaattaagaaactaaaagaaaaaaatatttatagtaaatatcacaagaaaatgtaagcattttttttctcttttaatttcttaaccaataCTCCGAATAAACAGGTTGGCATTTGTCATATCTTTTTACCTCTTGCCATTGGGCTATCTTGGAAGGGCCAATAGTCCAATCTAAGCTCTATTATGGCCCTTCTCCTTGTAGTTGTTTGAACATTTATAGATGCTCCAGCCTTCAACTATTCCTTTATTGAATTTTCAGTTATTAGTGGTTCAATATTATTGGGTGCTTATGCCCCAAAGAGTATTATCTTCTCATTTTTGGACCTAGAATAGGAAGGAGAAAGATATGCGTCTCTTTTCCAGTGAGCTTAAATACTCTTTCTCTTCACTAGGGATTAAAGaaagaacaaattaattattcttcTCAATAGTTTCAAGGATTGTCATTTTCCAAACAAATAAAGTTTTTCATATTATCCAATAAATTAGAATAAGCAAAATTAGCAATACCAAcagtatctttttttttttttcaaaatcaaaaagatTTTCTGGAATTTGAATATCAATTGTGTCATAATCTTCTGCTCCCAAATTTCCATCTCCAAGTTCAATTATCCAATCTACTGACTCTTTTACTTTTGGATTAATTGAAGTAGACAATCCTATTTCCAATCtcatattcttatttaatttaagaacCTTACTGTGAGCCCACAACTTGGATGGATTACTGTTTGCTAAAGCATCTTCTCATTTAGTTCTTAGATATCTACAAACATTTGAGAATATAATCACCTCCAAATACACCAAAATTTCCACTAAAGGACTTGTCATtagtaaatttcataatgtCTCTTAGAGTAAGATTTAAAGCTTCATAAACCCATTTATTTATATTCGGTGCTTCATTCCAAATAATAAGACTTGTATGTTAAAGAAGCTTAACTTTCAAGCTTCTCTGTTTGATATTGCATGTTGAAATCAATGGAATATCAAATATAGAAAAGTTGTTCTTCCTTGAGGCAAAAGAAGTGAAGCAAATGCCACTTAGTTATACATTTGTCTGTGAGGTCGATCCATACTCAACTGAAGAGTAATAGCCCTCCAACCTCAAATACTTAAGTGAGAAGAGACTAAAAGAGCATGTGCGCCAATCCCTTGGAGTCAGCTAGTGGTTGATCAAAGAGTACAAATATATTGTAGCATGTAAAGGTATTTGAGTTCGTTGCATCAAATATTTAGtcatattaagattttttttccctttaaaataaacaattcacTTACAACGTTTAGCATCTTAGTCAATGTTAAATCAGTTTTCAGtaattctcatatttttttttcttcagaaaaTGATATTTCAAATCCAATGAGCAAACCAACCGGTTTTTAAGCCTTCTGTAGAGAACTGTTAGTCTTGATATAATTAGCACATCATCTTGCATTTAAAATCCTTAACTTAAAGTCATTGCTCCACTAGTTAATGCATTTCAAGTAAATTGTTGTCAAACACCGCCTTCTCAGATGAATTGGATGATGACAATGAAGACTTTTCAAGAATAGTGATTCACGGGTGTTAATTGAGGTTCTATGCCTGCTTGCCTTTGCCTAGGCCTAGTGTGATAACTATGGTTCGGTTCTGTGCTTGACAGATATGTGTACCTAACGAAATATGAGGTTTTTTACCATTtggggtatttttttttaaattattaaatgtgatttttttaattaattctcatTAGAGATAAACGGTAAAAGTAGTTGCGATTTTGAATCAATTCGCATTTGTGTAAAAATAGTATATAGATTTATGACTTCcgattcataattatttttacgaCTTACcctaaaagaaaatcaattcaaaaagttataaatctttatttgatttctaCCCGAAcccaaatgaaaattaattcaaaGTCATGACTACTAATAATTACGACTTATCCTTAAGTTTAATTCAGGAAGTAGtctcatttattcatttttaaataaaatgagccTGGTAAAAAAAACAACCCGAAATATGAACTAAGACACACCTTTTGAATTCACtatttcacacacacacacacacacattcacTCTCCCTTtctatcttttgttttctttttccactACGTACAACTCTCATTTtccttctattttaatttttttatttcccttttctCTTGATCCATCCATGAGATGAGGTGTAAGAGAatcatttttctctattagaaaTTGATTTATAAATGATATTAGATATTTCCCTCCTCGGAAGAGTGAAATATTATCTTCAGTAGAGGAAAAATGATATTACCAAGTTAAAGAAATGAGGTTACAATGTTACATCAATTGTGTGAATTGGTATTTATTTTTGGGAAGATTGCATTGACTTGTCTTAaggtgttgtttttttttaaaggccaTAAGGTATTTTTCAATGATACTCACACACtccttttaatttgtaaaaaaatattcatctcTTTTTAGATAACATTAAAGAATAACCCTTTAAGATTCCAGTATTATCTTCATCTATATCTGACCTGAACATCAATCTctccacacaaaaaaaaaaaaaaaaatgcaatgagaagaaaaatgaaagaaacataATGAAAGAGCAAACACTgtactaataaataataatacatagCAAATTTGTTGAGAATCCGAGAACGCAAActattgtttttcctctacaacATACAAAGAGAAATACCCATAACACCTTCTTTAACAAACTATTATGATCACACTCTTTGTTGTTGatgaaacttataaaaaaatttaattttgggaaTCTAATCTCActcataattttatactttctaAAATTTTCTAACTAATGCTAAAGAGTGTGTGTTGCCTGCAGTCTTCACATGCAAATGCTTTTGCCTTCTTAAGAATTGAGGGATGCAAAGTTGTGAAAGAAGTTCAATGCGGGGTGTCTGTCATTGACACAACAACATTTGTTATTTTATGTGTGTCACTTTTGATTAAACGAAATAAAGAGAGTTTGTATCACATGATTAAATAGATAAGAGTCGCGAATTGCATTTTATTGATGATGAATGgagtttattgaaaaatatactcCTGAAGTTTTGtgaaattatacaattttttaaaaacttattttacattaCAGAAACCTCCTTACGGGTAGTTTATTTTTCACACATTTAGAGAATGTTAGCGTAATGTATAATGAAGTGTTAGTATATATTCTTCAAAAATTGAAGGAATTAGTGTAGgagtaaaattttttaaaaaaattatgcaatttCATAAAACATCAAGGATGGTTAGTATACTTTAGTCAAAAACTAATGATTATGTGTATCTAATGTTGACTATTGATTTTTCACTAATGGctaaaattattagtttttttagagTAGGAATTGAACTGAAGTACACAAAAGttataatcatatatatactGTTGAATTAACTAAACTATattcctaaataattttttttatgatttattctATAAAACAAGTTTTTCTTTTGAGACTATAAAacatattgtttattttataagtagtagtcagatatattttttgtgtataTCTAATTAATGCTATCTATCAGTTAAGGATACGAACCTTAATTAGCATGCTCCTGTTCTTGTCCCTATTCTATAATTCAAGCAATATCCCTTTAACCAGTTTAAGAACCCAAAAGTAAAACATAAAAGGAAAACGA harbors:
- the LOC114406743 gene encoding zinc finger A20 and AN1 domain-containing stress-associated protein 8-like, with translation MESHDETGCQAPERPILCINNCGFFGRAATMNMCSKCYKDMLLKQEQDNFAASSVENIVNGSSNGNGAVTTGAVDVQVEAVEVKTVSAQSSVDSSSGESLEMKAKNSPSRCATCRKRVGLTGFSCKCGNLFCAMHRYSDKHECPFDYRTVGQDAIAKANPIVKADKLDKI